A portion of the Pseudomonas koreensis genome contains these proteins:
- a CDS encoding heavy metal sensor histidine kinase, whose amino-acid sequence MSSNSIALRLSGMFTLVALVVFLLIGGALYQQVDKGLGLLPEAELDARYSVLESALNRFGTPEHWVKINAKLKLLGEEDKRIRFWVVSGEPGYEYGQPDAAIRAFAQGPLGMHDLHLADHRYPLKVLLTELPAKDQRPPLRFMIGIDTETFHETQHNLLIALIGLAIAGVLMASALGYWVARIGLKPLIKLSHEAQRLAPPLRAGRLRLSPLPPELEQFVDSFNSTLERVELAYSRLESFNADVAHELRSPLTNLIGQTQVALTRGRSAEHYFEVLQSNLEELERLRSIINDMLFLASADQGNKATKLTSTSLADEVATTLDYLDFILEDAQVEVQVSGDAQVQIEVAHLRRALINLLSNAVQHTEPGQVIEVHIEVQEHQVSIGVANPGTPIASEHLPRLFERFYRVDASRSNSGNNHGLGLAIVKAIALMHGGDVFVRSDRGMNTFGIHLPV is encoded by the coding sequence GTGTCCAGTAACTCGATTGCCTTGCGCTTGAGCGGCATGTTCACGCTCGTGGCGCTAGTGGTGTTTCTGTTGATCGGCGGTGCGCTGTATCAGCAGGTGGATAAAGGCCTCGGCTTGCTGCCGGAAGCTGAACTGGATGCGCGTTACAGCGTGCTCGAATCGGCGCTCAATCGCTTCGGCACACCCGAGCATTGGGTGAAGATCAACGCCAAGCTGAAGCTGCTCGGCGAAGAAGACAAGCGCATCCGGTTCTGGGTGGTCAGTGGTGAACCGGGTTACGAATATGGCCAACCGGATGCCGCGATTCGGGCCTTCGCTCAAGGTCCGTTGGGCATGCATGACCTGCATTTGGCCGACCATCGTTATCCGCTGAAGGTGCTGTTGACCGAGTTGCCGGCCAAGGACCAGCGCCCACCGCTGCGCTTCATGATCGGCATTGATACCGAGACCTTCCATGAGACGCAGCACAATCTGCTGATTGCGTTGATCGGTCTGGCGATTGCCGGTGTGCTGATGGCTTCGGCGCTGGGCTATTGGGTGGCGCGGATTGGTTTGAAGCCACTGATCAAACTGTCCCACGAAGCTCAACGACTGGCGCCACCGCTAAGAGCTGGACGCTTGCGCTTATCGCCGCTGCCGCCGGAGCTGGAACAGTTTGTCGACTCGTTCAACTCGACGCTGGAGCGGGTAGAACTGGCCTATTCGCGGCTGGAATCATTCAACGCCGACGTCGCCCATGAGTTGCGCTCGCCGCTGACCAACCTGATCGGCCAGACCCAGGTCGCACTGACCCGTGGCCGCTCGGCCGAACATTACTTCGAAGTGCTGCAATCCAATCTGGAAGAGCTGGAACGGCTGCGTTCGATCATCAACGACATGCTGTTTCTGGCCAGCGCCGATCAGGGCAACAAGGCGACCAAACTGACCTCGACCTCATTGGCCGATGAGGTGGCGACGACGCTGGACTATCTGGATTTCATTCTTGAAGACGCCCAGGTTGAAGTGCAGGTCAGCGGCGATGCGCAGGTACAGATCGAGGTCGCGCACCTGCGCCGGGCGCTGATCAACTTGTTGAGCAACGCGGTGCAGCACACCGAACCGGGACAGGTGATCGAAGTGCATATCGAGGTTCAAGAGCATCAGGTGAGCATTGGCGTGGCCAATCCCGGGACGCCGATCGCCAGTGAGCATCTCCCAAGGTTGTTCGAACGGTTTTATCGGGTCGATGCTTCGCGCAGCAACAGCGGCAATAACCACGGGTTGGGGCTGGCGATCGTCAAGGCGATCGCGCTGATGCATGGCGGGGATGTGTTTGTGCGCAGTGACCGGGGCATGAACACCTTCGGCATTCACCTTCCGGTCTGA
- a CDS encoding OprD family porin, which translates to MATTIVPTAHADEPAEQGFVEGSSLNLNARNYYMNRNRLQKADDNIEWGQGFLGVFQSGYTEGTVGFGFDAHAMLGLKLDGGGGTDGSSILPISDGNGKAPGSFSTAGGTLKLRAFDTELKAGDLFLTNPVIAGGDTRMLPQTFRGISLANHSFDGWLIEGGQASFTKPYNQSGHTRIGTSYGTLADGDDSQHLNWAGVAWSGVEGLTSSFYASELKDIWNQYYYDLDYTWQLNDLLSLNPGLHFYHTQDTGDALLGDIDNNTWSAHLTVGIGSHSVTAAYQRVNGNTPFDYISQGDSVYLDNSQQYSDFNGPNERSWKLKYAYDFTGVGLPGLTSALSYSRGTVNLSKADPQSAGYSSWYSADGRNAKHWERDIDLQYVVQSGQAKDLAVRLQWATNRGGNGYGAIDSDTDEYRVIIDYPINVF; encoded by the coding sequence ATGGCCACAACGATTGTTCCCACCGCCCACGCCGACGAGCCTGCTGAACAAGGCTTCGTCGAAGGTTCGAGCCTCAACCTGAACGCCCGCAACTACTACATGAATCGCAACCGCTTGCAGAAAGCGGACGACAACATCGAGTGGGGCCAGGGTTTTCTCGGGGTGTTCCAGTCCGGCTATACCGAGGGCACGGTTGGCTTCGGTTTCGATGCCCACGCCATGCTCGGCCTGAAACTCGACGGCGGTGGCGGTACCGACGGTTCGAGTATCCTGCCGATCAGCGATGGCAACGGCAAAGCGCCAGGGTCGTTCTCCACCGCGGGCGGAACGTTGAAGTTGCGTGCGTTCGATACCGAGTTGAAGGCTGGTGACCTGTTCCTCACCAACCCCGTGATTGCCGGTGGCGACACGCGCATGCTGCCGCAGACGTTTCGCGGCATCAGCCTCGCCAATCACAGTTTCGACGGCTGGCTGATCGAAGGTGGCCAGGCCAGTTTCACCAAGCCGTATAACCAGAGCGGGCACACGCGAATCGGGACGTCCTACGGCACCCTCGCCGATGGCGATGACAGCCAACACCTGAACTGGGCCGGTGTGGCCTGGAGCGGTGTCGAAGGTCTGACCAGTAGCTTTTATGCCTCTGAGCTGAAAGACATCTGGAACCAGTACTACTACGACCTCGACTACACCTGGCAACTGAATGACCTGCTCAGCCTCAACCCGGGCCTGCACTTCTATCACACGCAGGACACCGGCGATGCACTGCTCGGCGACATCGACAACAACACCTGGAGCGCGCATCTGACCGTCGGCATCGGCAGCCACAGCGTTACCGCCGCCTACCAGCGGGTCAACGGCAACACACCGTTCGACTACATCAGCCAGGGCGACAGCGTTTACCTGGACAACTCCCAGCAATACTCGGACTTCAACGGGCCGAACGAACGCTCGTGGAAGCTCAAGTACGCCTACGACTTCACGGGTGTCGGCCTGCCAGGGCTGACTTCGGCGCTGTCCTACTCACGCGGCACGGTCAACCTGAGCAAAGCTGATCCGCAAAGCGCAGGCTATTCCAGCTGGTACAGCGCCGATGGCCGCAACGCCAAACACTGGGAGCGCGATATCGATTTGCAGTACGTCGTTCAAAGCGGTCAGGCCAAGGACCTCGCGGTGCGCCTGCAATGGGCGACCAACCGAGGTGGCAATGGCTACGGCGCGATTGATTCGGATACAGATGAATACCGCGTGATCATCGACTACCCGATCAACGTCTTCTAA
- a CDS encoding sensor domain-containing diguanylate cyclase has translation MIASRTPSITGQTGRPERLLILGSLLTVIAMVCIVTFLLIREYASAQDAATRRATTIAQLIDADVLRTVELYDLTLQGLIAAAQRDDLQYVSPQIRHLALFDRSTTARFKGDILLLDKHGEVIADSSRIEPKPGNFADRDYFLAHAFNRDIGMFISRPFKTRCDCEEADQWRISFSRRISSQTGEFFGVAVASLKLDYFDDLFKSLDIGTDSTLNIINSDGVLLAQKPYLQRDSVGKSFGNRPNVVRILNDRDGSGSFTSTSSMDKQRRLYTYSRVGNLPLTVMVALSSDEVFGTWRRTAILISGATGVLCLGLLWLTWLLARELRLRHRAERELAQLAATDDLTGVANRRMLDQTLRHEWFRAQRSGQPLSVMMIDADHFKAFNDRHGHQAGDQVLRELAKVITANVRRPADLVARYGGEEFSVILAETDSAGAQQIAEQIRSAVENLPWAEGAERAMTVSIGIATWTTASEMTLEQLLFAADKALYQAKEGGRNRVVVSV, from the coding sequence ATGATCGCCAGCCGCACTCCTTCCATCACAGGCCAGACCGGTCGCCCCGAGCGCCTGTTGATCCTCGGCAGTCTGCTGACCGTGATTGCGATGGTGTGCATCGTCACCTTCCTGTTGATCCGCGAATACGCCAGTGCGCAGGACGCCGCCACCCGCCGCGCGACCACCATTGCGCAACTGATCGACGCCGACGTGCTGCGCACCGTCGAGCTTTACGACCTGACGCTGCAAGGGCTGATCGCCGCCGCCCAGCGTGACGACTTGCAGTACGTCTCGCCGCAGATCCGTCATCTGGCGCTGTTCGATCGCTCGACCACCGCGCGCTTCAAAGGCGACATCCTGCTGCTCGACAAGCATGGCGAAGTGATCGCCGACTCCTCGCGCATCGAACCGAAACCGGGCAATTTCGCCGACCGCGATTACTTCCTCGCCCATGCATTCAACCGCGACATCGGCATGTTCATCAGCCGTCCGTTCAAGACCCGTTGCGATTGCGAAGAGGCCGATCAGTGGCGGATCAGTTTCAGCCGACGCATTTCCTCGCAGACCGGTGAATTCTTCGGTGTGGCGGTGGCGTCGTTGAAACTCGACTACTTCGACGATCTGTTCAAAAGCCTCGACATCGGCACCGACAGCACGCTGAACATCATCAACAGCGACGGTGTGCTGCTCGCACAGAAGCCGTATCTGCAACGCGACTCGGTGGGCAAGAGTTTCGGTAATCGACCCAACGTCGTGCGGATTCTCAACGACCGCGATGGCAGCGGCAGTTTCACCAGTACCTCAAGCATGGATAAACAACGCCGGCTCTACACCTACTCGCGGGTGGGCAATCTGCCGTTGACCGTGATGGTCGCGCTGTCCAGTGATGAGGTGTTCGGCACCTGGCGGCGCACGGCGATCCTGATCAGCGGCGCCACTGGCGTGTTGTGCCTTGGCCTGTTGTGGCTGACCTGGCTGCTCGCCCGGGAACTGCGTTTGCGCCATCGCGCCGAACGCGAACTGGCGCAACTTGCCGCCACCGATGACCTGACCGGCGTGGCCAACCGACGCATGCTCGATCAGACCCTGCGCCACGAATGGTTCCGCGCCCAGCGCTCGGGCCAGCCACTGTCGGTGATGATGATCGATGCCGATCACTTCAAGGCGTTCAACGACCGGCATGGCCATCAGGCCGGCGATCAGGTGTTGCGCGAGCTGGCCAAGGTGATCACCGCGAACGTGCGGCGCCCGGCAGATCTGGTCGCGCGTTATGGCGGCGAAGAGTTTTCGGTAATTCTCGCCGAGACCGACAGCGCAGGTGCGCAGCAGATTGCTGAGCAGATCCGTAGCGCTGTGGAAAACCTGCCATGGGCCGAGGGCGCTGAGCGGGCGATGACAGTGAGTATCGGTATAGCGACGTGGACGACGGCGAGCGAGATGACCCTGGAGCAGTTGCTGTTTGCGGCGGACAAGGCGTTGTATCAGGCCAAGGAAGGCGGGCGTAATCGGGTCGTCGTGTCAGTTTAA
- the lpxC gene encoding UDP-3-O-acyl-N-acetylglucosamine deacetylase → MIKQRTLKNIIRATGVGLHSGEKVYLTLKPAPVDTGIVFCRADLDPVVQIPARAENVGETTMSTTLINGDVKVDTVEHLLSAMAGLGIDNAYVELSASEVPIMDGSAGPFVFLIQSAGLEEQDAAKKFIRILREVTVEDGDKRATFVPFEGFKVSFEIDFDHPVFRDRTQSASVDFSSTSFVKEVSRARTFGFMSDIEYLRKHNLALGGSVENAIVVDADGVLNEDGLRYEDEFVKHKILDAIGDLYLLGNSLIGEFKGFKSGHALNNQLLRKLIEQTDAWEVVTFEDASTAPISYMRPVAAV, encoded by the coding sequence ATGATTAAACAACGCACACTGAAAAATATTATCCGTGCCACAGGTGTAGGCCTGCACTCCGGTGAGAAGGTCTATCTGACCCTCAAGCCTGCGCCTGTCGACACTGGCATTGTGTTTTGTCGCGCTGACCTCGACCCTGTGGTGCAGATTCCTGCCCGCGCGGAAAACGTCGGTGAAACCACTATGTCGACGACGCTGATCAATGGCGACGTCAAAGTGGACACGGTAGAGCACTTGCTCTCGGCCATGGCTGGCCTGGGCATCGATAACGCCTACGTCGAGCTCTCCGCGTCCGAAGTCCCGATCATGGATGGCAGCGCTGGACCCTTCGTATTCCTGATTCAATCGGCAGGCCTGGAAGAACAGGACGCCGCCAAGAAATTCATCCGCATCCTGCGTGAAGTGACAGTGGAAGACGGCGACAAGCGCGCCACTTTCGTCCCTTTCGAAGGCTTCAAGGTGAGCTTCGAGATCGATTTCGATCACCCGGTATTCCGGGACCGCACCCAGAGTGCAAGCGTGGACTTTTCCAGCACTTCGTTCGTAAAAGAAGTCAGCCGCGCGCGTACCTTTGGTTTCATGAGTGACATCGAGTACCTGCGCAAGCACAACCTCGCACTGGGCGGCAGCGTGGAAAACGCGATCGTGGTCGACGCTGATGGCGTGTTGAACGAAGACGGTCTTCGTTATGAAGACGAATTCGTCAAACACAAGATCCTCGATGCGATTGGCGACCTGTACCTGCTGGGCAACAGCCTGATTGGTGAGTTCAAAGGCTTCAAGTCCGGTCATGCACTGAACAACCAGCTGCTGCGCAAATTGATTGAGCAGACAGACGCTTGGGAAGTGGTGACGTTCGAAGACGCCAGCACCGCACCGATCTCTTACATGCGCCCTGTCGCGGCGGTGTAA
- the ftsZ gene encoding cell division protein FtsZ, which produces MFELVDNIPASPVIKVIGVGGGGGNAVNHMVKSNIEGVEFICANTDAQALKNIGARTILQLGTGVTKGLGAGANPEVGRQAALEDRERIAEVLAGTNMVFITTGMGGGTGTGAAPIIAEVAKEMGILTVAVVTRPFPFEGRKRMQIADEGIRMLSESVDSLITIPNEKLLTILGKDASLLSAFAKADDVLAGAVRGISDIIKRPGMINVDFADVRTVMSEMGMAMMGTGCASGPNRAREATEAAIRNPLLEDVNLQGARGILVNITAGPDLSLGEYSDVGSIIEAFASEHAMVKVGTVIDPDMRDELHVTVVATGLGAKIEKPVKVIDNTVHTSMASAQVQQPAPARQEQPAVNYRDLDRPTVMRNQAQAGAAAAAKMNPQDDLDYLDIPAFLRRQAD; this is translated from the coding sequence ATGTTCGAACTCGTAGACAACATCCCCGCAAGCCCGGTAATCAAAGTTATCGGTGTCGGCGGTGGCGGCGGCAACGCTGTCAATCACATGGTCAAGAGCAACATCGAAGGCGTTGAGTTCATCTGCGCCAACACCGATGCTCAAGCGCTGAAAAACATCGGCGCGCGGACCATCCTGCAACTGGGCACTGGCGTGACCAAAGGCCTGGGTGCCGGCGCCAATCCTGAAGTCGGCCGTCAAGCCGCTCTGGAAGACCGCGAGCGCATCGCTGAAGTGCTGGCCGGCACCAACATGGTGTTCATCACCACTGGCATGGGCGGCGGTACCGGTACCGGTGCGGCGCCGATCATCGCTGAAGTGGCCAAGGAAATGGGCATCCTGACCGTTGCGGTCGTGACCCGTCCGTTCCCGTTCGAAGGCCGCAAGCGTATGCAGATCGCCGACGAAGGCATCCGCATGCTGTCGGAAAGCGTCGACTCGCTGATCACCATCCCGAACGAAAAACTGCTGACCATCCTCGGCAAAGACGCCAGCCTCTTGTCGGCTTTCGCCAAGGCTGACGATGTTCTGGCCGGTGCCGTTCGCGGTATCTCCGACATCATCAAGCGTCCGGGCATGATCAACGTCGACTTCGCCGACGTGCGCACCGTGATGAGCGAAATGGGCATGGCGATGATGGGCACTGGCTGCGCCAGCGGTCCGAACCGTGCACGTGAAGCCACTGAAGCTGCGATCCGCAACCCGCTGCTGGAAGACGTCAACCTGCAAGGCGCGCGCGGCATCCTGGTGAACATCACCGCCGGCCCTGACCTGTCCCTGGGTGAGTACTCCGACGTTGGTTCGATCATCGAAGCCTTCGCTTCCGAGCATGCGATGGTCAAGGTCGGTACCGTTATCGATCCGGACATGCGCGACGAGCTGCACGTGACTGTGGTTGCCACCGGTCTGGGTGCGAAAATCGAGAAGCCTGTGAAGGTCATCGACAATACCGTTCACACCTCCATGGCTTCGGCGCAGGTGCAGCAACCGGCTCCGGCCCGTCAGGAGCAGCCAGCGGTGAACTACCGTGATCTGGACCGTCCGACCGTCATGCGCAACCAGGCTCAGGCCGGTGCTGCGGCTGCCGCGAAGATGAATCCGCAGGATGACCTGGACTACCTGGACATTCCGGCATTCCTGCGTCGTCAGGCCGATTGA
- the ftsA gene encoding cell division protein FtsA, with translation MANVQSGKMIVGLDIGTSKVVALVGEVADDGQLEIVGIGTHPSRGLKKGVVVNIESTVQSIQRAIEEAQLMAGCRIHSAFVGVAGNHIRSLNSHGIVAIRDREVSSADLERVLDAAQAVAIPADQRVLHTLPQDYVIDNQEGVREPLGMSGVRLEAKVHVVTCAVNAAQNIEKCVRRCGLEIDDIILEQLASAYSVLTDDEKELGVCLVDIGGGTTDIAIFTEGAIRHTAVIPIAGDQVTNDIAMALRTPTQYAEEIKIRYACALAKLAGAGETIKVPSVGDRPPRELSRQALAEVVEPRYDELFTLIQAELRRSGYEDLIPAGIVLTGGTSKMEGATELAEEIFHMPVRLGVPHGVKGLDDVVRNPIYSTGVGLLMYGLQKQSDGVSFSGIGSRDSYSSEEPQAPLLDRLKKWVQGNF, from the coding sequence ATGGCAAACGTGCAAAGCGGCAAAATGATCGTCGGTCTGGATATCGGCACCTCCAAAGTGGTGGCGCTGGTAGGCGAGGTCGCGGACGACGGCCAGCTGGAAATCGTCGGGATCGGCACGCATCCGTCCCGCGGCCTGAAGAAGGGCGTGGTGGTCAACATCGAATCCACCGTGCAATCGATCCAGCGCGCGATCGAAGAAGCCCAGCTGATGGCCGGCTGCCGCATTCACTCGGCGTTCGTCGGCGTTGCGGGCAATCACATCCGCAGCCTGAACTCCCACGGCATCGTCGCGATCCGTGATCGCGAAGTCAGCTCGGCCGACCTTGAGCGTGTGCTCGACGCCGCCCAGGCCGTGGCGATTCCGGCTGACCAGCGCGTGCTGCACACGCTGCCGCAGGATTACGTGATCGATAACCAGGAAGGCGTGCGCGAGCCACTGGGCATGTCCGGCGTGCGTCTGGAAGCCAAGGTTCACGTGGTCACCTGCGCCGTCAACGCCGCACAGAACATTGAAAAATGCGTGCGTCGCTGCGGTCTGGAAATCGACGACATCATCCTCGAGCAACTGGCCTCGGCCTACTCGGTGCTGACCGACGACGAGAAAGAACTGGGCGTGTGCCTGGTCGACATCGGCGGCGGCACTACCGACATCGCGATCTTTACCGAAGGCGCGATCCGTCACACCGCCGTGATCCCGATTGCCGGTGATCAGGTGACGAACGACATCGCCATGGCGTTGCGCACCCCGACCCAGTACGCCGAAGAGATCAAGATCCGCTACGCCTGCGCCCTGGCCAAACTGGCCGGTGCCGGTGAAACCATCAAGGTGCCAAGCGTCGGCGACCGTCCGCCGCGCGAGCTTTCACGTCAGGCCCTGGCTGAAGTGGTCGAGCCGCGTTACGACGAACTGTTCACCCTGATCCAGGCCGAGCTGCGTCGCAGCGGCTACGAAGACCTGATCCCGGCGGGCATCGTCCTCACCGGCGGTACATCGAAGATGGAAGGCGCGACCGAACTGGCCGAAGAAATCTTCCACATGCCGGTGCGCCTCGGTGTGCCGCATGGCGTGAAAGGTCTGGATGACGTGGTGCGCAACCCGATTTATTCCACTGGCGTCGGTTTGTTGATGTACGGCCTGCAGAAGCAGTCCGACGGAGTTTCGTTCTCCGGCATCGGCAGCCGCGACAGCTACAGCAGCGAAGAGCCTCAGGCGCCGCTGCTGGACCGACTGAAAAAGTGGGTCCAGGGCAATTTTTAA
- a CDS encoding cell division protein FtsQ/DivIB, whose amino-acid sequence MQGAHLRHQPPAPGRKPVPRGASRMVAKEPMSARLPKANFSFLKSLFWPVLLVALGFGTYEGAQRLLPYADRPISKIAVQGDLSYISQQAVQQRIAPFVASSFFTIDLAGMRTELEQMPWIAHAEVRRVWPDQVVIRLEEQLPVARWGDESLLNNQGQAFTPKELANYEHLPQLFGPQRAQQQVMQQYQVLSQMLRPLGFSIARLELRERGSWFLTTGAGSSGPGIELLLGRGNLVEKMRRFIAIYDKTLKEQITNIARIDLRYANGLAVGWREPVAPTTAQPAVAKN is encoded by the coding sequence ATGCAAGGCGCTCATCTCAGACATCAGCCACCCGCACCCGGCCGCAAGCCGGTGCCGCGGGGTGCCAGCCGAATGGTGGCGAAAGAGCCGATGTCCGCGCGCCTGCCGAAAGCCAATTTCAGCTTTCTGAAAAGCCTGTTCTGGCCGGTGCTGCTGGTCGCACTGGGCTTTGGAACCTATGAAGGTGCGCAGCGTTTGCTGCCGTATGCCGACCGGCCGATCAGCAAGATCGCGGTGCAGGGCGACTTGAGTTACATCAGCCAGCAGGCAGTGCAGCAGCGGATCGCACCGTTCGTGGCGTCGAGCTTCTTCACCATCGACCTCGCCGGTATGCGTACCGAGCTTGAGCAGATGCCGTGGATCGCCCACGCCGAAGTGCGGCGGGTATGGCCGGATCAGGTAGTGATCCGCCTCGAAGAGCAATTGCCGGTGGCGCGCTGGGGCGACGAATCGCTGCTCAACAACCAGGGCCAGGCGTTCACGCCCAAGGAACTGGCGAACTACGAGCACCTGCCGCAGCTGTTCGGCCCACAACGGGCTCAGCAGCAGGTGATGCAGCAGTATCAGGTGCTGAGCCAGATGTTGCGGCCGCTGGGTTTTTCGATTGCACGCCTGGAATTGCGTGAACGCGGCAGCTGGTTCCTGACCACCGGTGCCGGCAGTTCCGGCCCCGGCATCGAGTTGCTGCTGGGACGCGGCAACCTGGTGGAAAAGATGCGCCGCTTCATCGCCATCTATGACAAGACGCTGAAAGAGCAGATTACGAACATTGCGCGCATCGATCTGCGCTACGCCAACGGCCTCGCTGTTGGCTGGCGGGAACCCGTAGCGCCGACGACAGCCCAACCCGCTGTCGCAAAGAATTAA
- a CDS encoding D-alanine--D-alanine ligase gives MTAAYAKLFSTIAPKDFGRVAVLFGGLSAEREVSLKSGNAVLEALQSAGVDAFGIDVGEDFLQRLLSEKIDRAFIILHGRGGEDGSMQGLLECAGIPYTGSGILASALAMDKLRTKQVWHSLGIPTPRHAVLCSEADCISAATELGLPLIVKPAHEGSSIGMAKVNSASELIDAWKAASTYDSQVLVEQWIQGPEFTIATLRDQVLPPIALGTPHTFYDYDAKYIANDTQYRIPCGLDAAKEQELMELTAKACEALGIAGWGRADVMQDADGQFWFLEVNTAPGMTDHSLVPMAARAAGLDFQQLVLAILAASVEDAGATEARG, from the coding sequence ATGACTGCTGCCTACGCCAAGCTGTTCTCCACCATCGCGCCGAAAGACTTCGGCCGAGTCGCCGTGCTCTTCGGCGGCCTGAGCGCCGAGCGTGAGGTGTCGCTGAAATCCGGTAACGCCGTGCTCGAGGCGCTGCAAAGCGCTGGCGTCGACGCGTTCGGTATCGATGTTGGTGAAGATTTCCTGCAGCGCCTGCTCAGCGAAAAGATCGACCGCGCGTTCATCATTCTCCACGGTCGCGGTGGCGAAGACGGCAGCATGCAGGGCCTGCTCGAGTGCGCGGGCATCCCGTACACCGGCAGCGGCATTCTTGCTTCGGCTCTGGCGATGGACAAGCTGCGCACCAAGCAGGTCTGGCACAGCCTCGGGATTCCCACGCCGCGTCACGCCGTACTGTGCAGCGAAGCCGATTGTATTTCGGCAGCGACGGAACTGGGCCTGCCTTTGATCGTCAAACCGGCGCATGAAGGTTCAAGTATCGGGATGGCCAAAGTGAATTCTGCGTCCGAGTTGATCGACGCATGGAAAGCGGCCAGTACCTACGATTCGCAAGTGTTGGTCGAGCAATGGATTCAAGGTCCTGAGTTCACCATCGCCACCCTGCGTGACCAGGTGTTGCCTCCTATCGCCCTGGGTACACCGCACACGTTCTACGACTACGACGCCAAGTACATCGCCAACGATACCCAGTACCGCATTCCGTGCGGGCTGGACGCGGCCAAGGAACAGGAACTCATGGAACTCACGGCCAAGGCCTGTGAGGCGCTCGGTATCGCCGGTTGGGGCCGGGCGGACGTGATGCAGGACGCCGACGGGCAGTTCTGGTTCCTCGAAGTCAATACCGCACCGGGCATGACCGATCACAGCCTGGTGCCGATGGCGGCGCGGGCTGCCGGTCTGGATTTCCAGCAACTGGTTCTGGCCATTCTGGCCGCCAGCGTTGAAGACGCAGGCGCAACAGAGGCGCGAGGTTAA